A portion of the Callithrix jacchus isolate 240 chromosome 13, calJac240_pri, whole genome shotgun sequence genome contains these proteins:
- the LOC144579101 gene encoding keratin, type II cytoskeletal 8-like, which produces MNKVELESRLEGLTDEINFLRQLYEEEIWELQSQISDTFVVLSMDNSHSLDTNSIIIEVKAQYEEIVNCSQAEAESVYQTKYKELQMLAGKHRDDLHCTKMEISKMNQNISQLQAETEDLKGQRASLEATIADGQQHRELAIKDANTKLFKLEAALQLTKEDMAQQLHAYQELMNVKLVPDIEIASYRKAEAEMQNMSIHMKTTSGYASRLSLAYGGLTSSLGSSFGSGVGCSPTRAMIVKTETCNGMLVPESSDVLPK; this is translated from the exons CTGAtgagatcaacttcctcaggcagctgtatgaagaggagatctgggagctgcagtcccagatctcAGACACATttgtggtgctgtccatggacaacagccACTCCCTGGACACGAACAGCATCATCATAGAGGTCAAGGCACAGTATGAGGAGATTGTCAACTGCagccaggctgaggctgagagcGTGTATCAGACTAAGTACAAGGAGCTGCAgatgctggctgggaagcacAGGGATGACCTACATTGTACAAAGATGGAGATCTCAAAGATGAACCAGAACATCAGCCAACTCCAGGCTGAGACTGAGGacctcaaaggccagagggcttccctggaggccaCCATTGCAGATGGCCAGCAGCACAGGGAGCTGGCCATTAAGGATGCCAACACCAAGCTGTTCAAGCTGGAAGCTGCCCTGCAGCTGACCAAGGAGGACATGGCACAGCAGCTGCATGCGTACCAGGAACTGATGAATGTCAAGCTGGTTCCGGACATTGAGATAGCCTCCTACAGGAAAGCT GAGGCTGagatgcagaacatgagtatccatATGAAGACCACCAGTGGCTATGCCAGTAGGCTGAGCCTGgcctatgggggcctcacaagcagcctgggctccagctttggctctggtGTGGGCTGCAGCCCCACCAGGGCTATGATTGTGAAGACTGAGACCTGCAATGGGATGCTGGTGCCTGAGTCCTCTGATGTTCTGCCCAAGTGA